The following proteins are encoded in a genomic region of Arachis stenosperma cultivar V10309 chromosome 4, arast.V10309.gnm1.PFL2, whole genome shotgun sequence:
- the LOC130976625 gene encoding polygalacturonase QRT3, with protein sequence MATHLECFFLKLEPLLTMARTFLVWFLCLGVPCFFVIIDAGVYGDHQNLHPRTISGANHYHKDIRRLQAFKASLTRHASVASTPSSFSSSSASSPLLSEGVNNPRVYHVTSYGADPSGNSDSTEAILAAIADAAKVPSQGQLMQGITDLGGVHVDLEGGSYLISRPLRLPAARLGNLMIHGGTIRASNNFPEDGYLIDLSSTSSSSSSSNNNNNNENNGANSESSRSSRYNFEYISFKDLLLDSNFRGGGISVINSLRTNIDNCYITHFTTNGILVQSGHETYIRNTFLGQYVTAGGDKNEKNFSGTGISLLGNDNAVTDVVIFSAAIGIMVTGQANTFSGVHCYNKATGFGGTGIYLKLPGLTQTRIVNSYMDYTSIVAEDPVQLHVSSSFFLGDANIVLKSVNGVVNGVSIVDNMFSGSGSGVEIVQLDQSKNSFNQIDQAIVDRNIVRGMNLKATVAKMSIQGNGTLWNVDFSNVLLFPNLIRNVQYSLSSSGGTFPNHALRNVSENKVVIETSEAVDANVFVTVDQSMVI encoded by the exons ATGGCCACACATCTAGAATGCTTCTTCCTCAAACTTGAGCCCCTTCTCACAATGGCAAGAACATTTCTAGTTTGGTTCTTGTGTCTTGGGGTGCCTTGTTTCTTTGTAATTATTGATGCTGGAGTTTATGGAGATCATCAGAACTTGCATCCAAGAACCATTTCTGGTGCCAATCACTACCATAAAGATATAAGAAGATTACAAGCCTTTAAGGCCTCTCTTACTAGACATGCTTCTGTTGCTTCAACACCTTCTTCATTTTCATCCTCTTCTGCTTCTTCCCCTTTGCTATCTGAG GGTGTGAACAATCCACGTGTATACCACGTGACATCGTATGGGGCAGATCCAAGTGGGAATTCAGACAGCACAGAAGCAATTCTTGCAGCCATAGCAGATGCAGCCAAGGTTCCAAGTCAAGGACAGTTGATGCAGGGCATCACTGATCTTGGAGGTGTCCATGTTGATCTTGAGGGTGGTAGCTACCTCATCAGCCGTCCACTGCGCTTGCCGGCCGCCCGTCTGGGGAACCTCATG ATACATGGTGGAACTATAAGAGCCTCAAATAACTTTCCAGAAGATGGGTACCTCATTGATTTGTCAtcaacctcttcttcttcttcttcttctaataataataataataatgagaaCAATGGAGCTAACTCGGAGAGTTCCCGCTCTTCACGCTACAATTTTGAGTACATAAGCTTCAAGGACCTCTTGTTAGACTCAAACTTCAGAGGTGGGGGCATTTCAGTAATTAACTCACTCAGAACTAACATAGACAATTGTTACATTACACACTTCACCACAAATGGAATTTTAGTCCAAAGTGGTCATGAGACATACATTAGAAACACTTTTCTTGGCCAGTACGTAACCGCAGGAGGtgataaaaatgaaaagaatttctCCGGGACCGGAATAAGTCTCCTCGGCAACGATAACGCCGTCACGGATGTTGTCATTTTCTCTGCAGCTATAGGAATAATGGTAACCGGTCAGGCCAACACGTTCTCCGGCGTGCATTGTTACAATAAGGCCACCGGATTTGGAGGGACCGGGATATATCTGAAGCTGCCGGGGCTAACACAGACAAGGATTGTGAATTCTTACATGGATTACACGAGTATCGTCGCCGAGGATCCGGTCCAGCTCCATGTCTCTAGCAGTTTCTTCCTTGGTGATGCCAACATTGTCCTTAAATCAGTGAATGGTGTTGTGAATGGAGTCAGCATTGTTGATAACATGTTTTCAGGGTCCGGTTCTGGGGTGGAGATTGTTCAATTGGACCAATCAAAAAACAGTTTCAACCAAATTGATCAAGCTATTGTTGATAGGAACATTGTGAGGGGAATGAATTTGAAGGCCACAGTGGCAAAAATGTCAATTCAAGGGAATGGAACATTATGGAATGTTGATTTTAGTAATGTTCTGCTTTTTCCAAACCTTATCAGAAATGTTCAGTACTCATTAAGCTCTAGTGGTGGAACATTCCCTAATCATGCTTTGAGGAATGTATCTGAGAACAAGGTTGTGATTGAAACAAGTGAAGCAGTGGATGCAAATGTTTTTGTTACTGTGGATCAGAGTATGGTAATTTGA